Proteins from a single region of Apium graveolens cultivar Ventura chromosome 7, ASM990537v1, whole genome shotgun sequence:
- the LOC141673035 gene encoding F-box/kelch-repeat protein At3g23880-like, producing the protein MNKIFTRLPVKSLLRCKSVSKYWLSLVSDPEFVKDYHKSYPIENPNEFDCVVANKNKVGLVIISRNEEICILPPDHYEVFGSIHGLICLGNDHSAFNNNDKKFWLWNPAIHQFKEFNFPPGIRGSHTSRDVVGFGFDPVSNDYKVVFCRVFLNNRFVCPSKFDKRSAFVYSSNSDKWSDLIIPDNVFPAASEVQIPYFSNTIVKDCPYWISFPNRWPEEPFVPLVLVKFDTTSNVFNLFPEFHCKHGQNVVLVNMMDRPTLMEYEQHSYNLSVNVYSLDEEGSGVWSKIYTVDRPTDNFRRFRNLLQGFKCGGEILFEEYGRFSYYDHKTDKISHIPGTSCSSVSCCFGYTPSLVFLEGMESDMKSNTHLSQLVSYLIRT; encoded by the coding sequence ATGAATAAGATTTTTACACGACTCCCGGTAAAGTCACTGTTACGTTGCAAGTCTGTTTCTAAATATTGGCTATCTTTAGTATCCGATCCTGAATTCGTCAAGGATTACCATAAGAGTTATCCCATTGAAAACCCTAACGAGTTCGACTGTGTCGTAGCTAATAAAAATAAAGTTGGACTTGTAATTATTTCTCGAAACGAAGAAATCTGTATACTCCCTCCCGATCATTATGAAGTGTTTGGTTCTATTCACGGCTTAATTTGTCTAGGTAATGACCATTCGGCATTTAATAACAATGACAAGAAGTTTTGGTTATGGAACCCTGCTATTCATCAATTTAAGGAATTTAATTTTCCACCTGGGATTCGGGGGTCTCATACCAGTCGGGATGTAGTTGGTTTTGGTTTTGATCCTGTGAGTAATGATTACAAGGTGGTTTTCTGCCGTGTTTTTCTTAATAATAGGTTTGTTTGCCCCTCCAAATTTGATAAGAGGTCTGCTTTTGTTTACTCCTCCAATTCTGATAAGTGGAGCGATTTGATTATTCCTGACAATGTTTTTCCTGCTGCGAGTGAAGTGCAGATTCCATACTTTTCGAATACTATTGTCAAGGACTGTCCTTATTGGATATCATTTCCTAATCGTTGGCCAGAAGAGCCGTTTGTTCCTCTGGTTCTTGTCAAGTTTGATACCACAAGTAATGTGTTCAATTTGTTTCCTGAATTCCACTGTAAACATGGACAGAATGTCGTACTGGTAAATATGATGGATCGTCCCACTTTGATGGAGTATGAACAACACTCTTACAATTTAAGTGTTAATGTGTATTCTTTGGACGAGGAGGGAAGCGGTGTTTGGAGTAAGATATATACCGTGGACCGACCAACTGATAATTTTAGGCGATTTCGAAATCTGTTACAGGGTTTTAAGTGCGGTGGTGAGATTTTATTTGAAGAGTATGGAAGGTTTTCCTACTATGATCACAAAACAGATAAAATTAGTCATATACCCGGTACAAGTTGTTCTTCTGTATCATGTTGCTTTGGATATACACCTAGTCTGGTTTTCCTCGAAGGAATGGAATCGGACATGAAGTCGAACACGCATCTGTCTCAACTAGTAAGTTATTTAATTAGAACCTAA
- the LOC141675222 gene encoding uncharacterized protein LOC141675222, with translation MTRVMARIPMSHRIFTPYDSREVVYPGELALSMSDTVFGFLHEECEGSPESIRFEEYNQNNQEEEDENSSSNVEDNKKFWENQYQLLQATLYRTSSLESKIRNCTKEVLREAQVAGNVCTCRNPVFGGCRNCLMKQISGCLQNAGYNSAICNSKWKNLPDMPSGEHTFIDVLDTNSKKGEVRVIVELNFRGEFEMAKASEEYNTLVSKLPEVFVGKIERLLSLTTILCSAAKKCMKEKKMHLGPWRKTRYMQAKWLRVSERQTAVPRQMSTTGYSIRPQRPRASMLTVDLLEKLPSVQCAAG, from the exons ATGACCAGAGTTATGGCAAGAATTCCGATGAGCCACCGCATTTTTACACCTTATGACAGCCGGGAAGTTGTGTATCCTGGTGAGCTTGCATTGAGCATGTCCGATACGGTTTTCGGGTTTTTACATGAAGAATGTGAAGGCTCACCAGAGAGCATTAGGTTTGAAGAATATAACCAAAATAAtcaagaagaagaagatgaaaaCTCTAGTAGCAATGTTGAAGATAACAAGAAATTTTGGGAAAATCAATATCAACTTTTACAG GCAACCTTGTATAGGACAAGTTCATTGGAATCAAAGATCAGAAATTGCACAAAAGAAGTACTAAGAGAGGCCCAAGTTGCCGGAAATGTATGTACTTGCCGGAACCCTGTGTTTGGTGGTTGTCGGAATTGTCTAATGAAACAAATTAGTGGTTGTCTTCAAAATGCTGGTTACAATTCTGCAATTTGCAATTCCAAGTGGAAGAATTTGCCAGACATGCCATCAG GTGAACACACGTTTATAGATGTATTGGATACAAATTCAAAGAAAGGAGAGGTTAGGGTGATCGTGGAATTGAACTTTAGGGGTGAATTTGAGATGGCAAAAGCAAGTGAAGAATATAATACATTAGTTAGTAAGCTTCCGGAAGTGTTTGTGGGGAAAATTGAAAGGCTATTGTCTTTGACCACAATACTGTGTTCAGCTGCTAAGAAATGTATGAAGGAAAAGAAAATGCATTTGGGGCCATGGAGAAAAACTAGGTACATGCAAGCCAAGTGGCTTAGGGTGTCGGAACGGCAAACTGCCGTTCCACGGCAAATGTCCACCACCGGATACTCCATCCGGCCGCAGCGGCCGAGGGCATCAATGCTTACTGTTGATTTGCTAGAGAAGTTGCCTAGTGTGCAATGTGCAGCAGGGTAA